One genomic window of Camelina sativa cultivar DH55 chromosome 5, Cs, whole genome shotgun sequence includes the following:
- the LOC104785625 gene encoding PRA1 family protein B4-like, with protein sequence MASTAPPILPISNPQTVPSAAPSSLESQPPLTTTPAFRNFVNQITDTVKNGFSKRRPWAELADRSALSKPESISDAAVRIRKNYSYFKVNYLTVATAIVGFSLVTHPFSLVFLLCLLASWLFLYMFRPTDQPLVVFGRTFTDRETLGCLILFSIFVVFLTDVGSVLVSAMMVGVALICAHGAFRAPEDLFLDEQEPAATGFLSFLGGAASNAAPAIVAARV encoded by the coding sequence ATGGCGTCCACAGCACCACCAATTCTCCCAATCTCAAACCCCCAAACCGTTCCCTCCGCCGCTCCTTCCTCCCTCGAATCCCAACCACCACTCACAACAACCCCAGCGTTTCGCAACTTCGTCAACCAAATCACCGATACCGTCAAAAACGGATTCTCTAAGCGTCGTCCTTGGGCTGAGCTAGCAGATCGTTCCGCATTATCAAAACCTGAGTCGATCTCCGACGCAGCTGTTCGGATCCGTAAGAATTACTCTTACTTCAAGGTGAATTACCTCACCGTCGCTACAGCCATCGTCGGGTTCTCTCTCGTGACTCATCCTTTCTCCCTCGTTTTCCTCCTCTGTCTCCTCGCTTCTTGGCTTTTCCTCTACATGTTCCGTCCCACGGATCAGCCTCTCGTCGTCTTCGGACGTACGTTTACGGATCGTGAGACGTTGgggtgtttgattttgtttagtaTCTTTGTGGTGTTTCTAACCGATGTTGGATCTGTTCTTGTTTCGGCTATGATGGTTGGTGTTGCGTTGATTTGTGCTCATGGTGCTTTTAGAGCTCCTGAAGATTTGTTCCTTGATGAGCAAGAGCCTGCTGCTACCGGATTCTTATCTTTCCTCGGTGGTGCTGCCTCTAACGCCGCGCCTGCTATTGTTGCTGCTCGCGTTTAA